ACTCCTGGTCGAGAATACGCGTGGCCAAAGCATGACGATTGTCAAAAGCAAAGACAAACGAATTGACCAGGCTTTGTTTGGCCTGTTCCAACTCGGTCGGCGTAATCTCCTCGCGACCAAGTCGTTCCATTTCCTCTCTCATCAGGCCGACCACTTCGCCGACCGATTCATTTTTTGTTTCCGCACCACTGATAAAGATACCGGGCAGCCGTCGTCCCACGGAAAAGTAGGAATAAACAGAATAAGCCAGCCCACGGTTCGAACGGATCTCACGCATCAGCCGCGAGCTGAAACCGCCGCCACCCAGGATATAATTCATCACCTGAACGGCATAGAGATCAGGGTTGTTCTTCTCAATGGCCAGTTCCCCGAGCAAAATCGTTGTCTGCGGCACCGGGCGGTCCACCAGAACCACACCGGGCTGCACCTGCGCCACCAATGGTGGGACCTCCGGGGAAACACAATCATGCTGCCAGTCACCGAAGGCCTCCTCCAGCAACGCTTTCGCCTGTTCCTGTCCCACATCGCCTGTCAGCACAATGCGCGTGTTCGCAGGACCAAAATAGCGCTGATGGTTGCGTTGGACATCGCCCACGCTGAGTGCTGACACACTCTGCAATGTCGGCGAAACGGCCAATGGATGCCCGGCATAAAGGCGCGCCATGAGAATCTGCTGCGCCAGCGCCCCGCCATGGTCCGCCTTGCGACGAATCCCTTCCAGCATCTGATGACGGCTGACTTCGAATCGCCCGGCGTCAAATCGTGGCTGGCGGATCATCGCGGCAAGCAAGGCCAACCCCTGCGATGTATCTTCTTTGAGTAACGACAAAGAGCACCGT
This is a stretch of genomic DNA from uncultured Desulfuromonas sp.. It encodes these proteins:
- a CDS encoding pitrilysin family protein → MKHCSVWILSLVLLLCWSMTALSAGTRPDDLDLPELAFTIDYPETFELSNGIRVYYRQDAELPLVDISVVVESGKITAPPQKAGLAQLLADSLKKGGAGPWDAAAFDTALDALAAPLEVEAGTYTTRCSLSLLKEDTSQGLALLAAMIRQPRFDAGRFEVSRHQMLEGIRRKADHGGALAQQILMARLYAGHPLAVSPTLQSVSALSVGDVQRNHQRYFGPANTRIVLTGDVGQEQAKALLEEAFGDWQHDCVSPEVPPLVAQVQPGVVLVDRPVPQTTILLGELAIEKNNPDLYAVQVMNYILGGGGFSSRLMREIRSNRGLAYSVYSYFSVGRRLPGIFISGAETKNESVGEVVGLMREEMERLGREEITPTELEQAKQSLVNSFVFAFDNRHALATRILDQELFGYPKDYLDQYRQRISAVTIDDVRRVAQRYLHSQQQVVVLIGDLESLRDTVKNWNQPVTELRVEDLL